In Aggregatibacter sp. 2125159857, one DNA window encodes the following:
- the rluA gene encoding bifunctional tRNA pseudouridine(32) synthase/23S rRNA pseudouridine(746) synthase RluA, producing MALIDYNPPQEPWLDLVYRDDYIAVVNKPSGLLSVPGNQPQYYDSAMSRVKEKYGFCEPAHRLDMATSGILLFALSKAADRELKRQFREREPKKYYQALVWGHLEQDHGVVELPLICDWENRPRQKICFERGKRAVTFCDVLQRYPNNTTRVKLTPITGRSHQLRLHMLALGHPILGDKFYAHPQAKALSPRLCLHAESLQIQHPITGETMEFTAPVGF from the coding sequence ATGGCTCTCATTGACTATAACCCGCCACAGGAACCTTGGTTGGATTTGGTGTATCGCGATGACTATATCGCCGTGGTAAATAAACCGAGCGGTTTGCTTTCCGTGCCGGGCAATCAACCACAATATTACGACAGCGCCATGTCGCGAGTGAAAGAAAAATACGGCTTTTGCGAGCCTGCGCATCGGCTGGACATGGCTACTAGCGGGATTTTGTTGTTTGCGTTGAGCAAAGCAGCGGATCGCGAGTTAAAACGCCAATTTCGTGAGCGTGAACCGAAAAAGTATTATCAGGCGTTGGTTTGGGGACATCTGGAACAAGATCATGGGGTTGTGGAGTTGCCACTGATTTGCGACTGGGAAAATCGCCCTCGCCAAAAAATTTGCTTTGAACGAGGCAAAAGAGCGGTTACGTTTTGCGATGTTTTACAACGTTATCCCAATAACACCACACGCGTAAAACTTACGCCGATTACAGGGCGTTCCCATCAATTACGCTTGCACATGCTGGCGCTTGGGCATCCGATTTTAGGTGATAAATTCTACGCACATCCGCAAGCCAAAGCGTTATCGCCTCGCCTCTGCTTGCACGCAGAAAGCCTGCAGATTCAACATCCGATTACCGGGGAAACGATGGAATTCACTGCGCCGGTCGGTTTTTAA
- the rsmA gene encoding 16S rRNA (adenine(1518)-N(6)/adenine(1519)-N(6))-dimethyltransferase RsmA, which translates to MNSKKHLGHTARKRFGQNFLHDNNVIQNIVAAIYPQANQFLVEIGPGLGALTEPVAEQVEHLTILELDRDLAERLRHHPFLHQKLNVIETDAMQFDFSSLYEQEHLAEKEQKLRVFGNLPYNISTPLMFHLFNYHHIIQDMHFMLQKEVVKRLCAAPNSKAYGRLTIMAQYFCQVMPVLEVPPSAFKPAPKVDSAVVRLIPHATLPHPVKDLYWLNRVCSQAFNQRRKTLRNALSGLFLPENLTALNIDLNARAENLSIADYARLANWLADNPPAEVSKADVVDSEE; encoded by the coding sequence ATGAATTCAAAAAAGCATTTAGGTCATACGGCGCGTAAACGGTTCGGGCAAAATTTCTTGCACGACAACAATGTGATTCAAAATATCGTGGCAGCAATTTATCCGCAAGCCAATCAATTTTTAGTGGAAATCGGTCCCGGGTTGGGCGCATTGACAGAGCCGGTTGCGGAGCAAGTGGAGCATTTGACCATATTAGAGCTTGACCGCGATTTGGCGGAACGCTTACGCCATCATCCATTTTTACATCAAAAACTCAATGTCATCGAAACCGATGCCATGCAGTTTGATTTTTCCTCCCTTTATGAACAAGAGCATTTGGCAGAAAAAGAGCAAAAACTGCGCGTGTTCGGTAATTTGCCGTATAACATTTCTACGCCGTTAATGTTCCATTTGTTTAACTACCATCACATCATTCAAGACATGCATTTCATGTTGCAAAAAGAAGTGGTGAAACGCTTGTGTGCAGCCCCGAACAGCAAGGCGTACGGAAGATTGACTATCATGGCGCAATATTTCTGCCAAGTCATGCCGGTGTTGGAAGTGCCACCAAGTGCCTTCAAGCCTGCGCCGAAAGTAGATTCTGCGGTGGTTCGTTTAATCCCGCATGCCACATTGCCGCATCCGGTGAAAGATTTATATTGGCTTAATCGCGTTTGTTCGCAAGCGTTTAACCAGCGTCGTAAAACGCTACGTAATGCCTTGTCCGGCTTATTTTTACCTGAAAATCTGACCGCACTTAACATTGATTTAAACGCACGTGCGGAAAATCTTAGCATTGCGGATTATGCCCGTTTAGCGAATTGGTTGGCAGATAACCCACCGGCAGAGGTGAGCAAAGCGGATGTGGTGGATTCAGAAGAATAA
- the apaH gene encoding bis(5'-nucleosyl)-tetraphosphatase (symmetrical) ApaH — protein MATYLVGDLQGCYDELQMLLDRVKFDSTQDTLYLTGDLVARGDKSLECLRFVKSLGCAAYTVLGNHDLHLISTALGIKKIKPRDRVASIFAAPDFFELIHWLREQPLLIHHEQLNFVMAHAGISPDWDLATAKACANEVENVLRHGNYRHLIENMYSEQPDRWLPQLQGLDRLRYIINAFTRMRFCYRDHRLDFACKLPLKEAPENLVPWFALDNPLYQTENIVFGHWASLVDETTPPNIYALDTGCVWNNRLTLLRWEDKRYFTQSAVKNYSDF, from the coding sequence ATGGCGACATATTTAGTAGGCGACCTACAAGGTTGTTATGACGAATTGCAGATGTTATTGGATCGAGTGAAATTCGATTCAACACAAGATACCCTTTATTTAACCGGCGATTTGGTGGCACGCGGTGATAAATCCTTGGAATGTCTGCGTTTTGTTAAATCCTTGGGGTGTGCCGCTTACACGGTGTTGGGCAATCATGATTTACATTTAATTTCCACCGCACTTGGGATTAAGAAAATCAAACCGCGCGATCGCGTTGCATCGATTTTTGCTGCACCGGATTTTTTTGAATTGATCCATTGGTTACGTGAGCAGCCTTTACTTATCCATCATGAACAGTTGAATTTCGTTATGGCACACGCCGGTATTTCGCCCGATTGGGATTTAGCCACTGCCAAAGCCTGTGCCAATGAAGTGGAGAATGTGCTTCGCCATGGCAATTATCGCCACCTCATTGAAAACATGTATTCGGAACAGCCTGATCGCTGGTTACCGCAGTTACAAGGGCTAGATCGTCTGCGCTACATTATTAATGCGTTTACCCGTATGCGTTTTTGCTATCGGGATCATCGCTTGGATTTTGCATGTAAATTGCCACTCAAGGAAGCACCGGAGAACCTTGTCCCTTGGTTTGCTTTAGACAATCCGCTGTATCAAACCGAAAATATTGTTTTTGGTCACTGGGCGAGCTTAGTGGATGAAACTACGCCACCGAATATTTATGCCCTCGATACCGGCTGTGTTTGGAATAATCGCCTCACCCTGTTGCGCTGGGAAGATAAGCGCTATTTCACCCAAAGTGCGGTCAAAAATTACAGTGATTTTTAG
- a CDS encoding peptidylprolyl isomerase has translation MNFKSIFSVALAFFTMATQVQAEEKVVATVNGVPVLESQIKPILNKRTSRQAAIDKVINDMLVNQAVKESGVKVNEAKIDQIIEGIAAQNGLTFGQLLDALDYQGINYHAYRQQIAQQVLMAEVRNHAISQSVDVTREQVEELAEKMQKEAKAKGKMENVKGTQYEVRHILLKLNPLLNDAQAKKQLTQIRADIVSGKMTFAEAALKYSKDYLSGANGGNLGYAFPEAYVGPFSQAIRSAKKGVISAPFKTEFGWHILEVTNTRQGDRTEEAYRQKAYEQIVNQQLQDSARDWVQALRKRADIKYLN, from the coding sequence ATGAATTTTAAGTCTATTTTTTCTGTTGCGCTGGCTTTCTTTACTATGGCGACACAGGTGCAAGCCGAAGAAAAAGTGGTGGCAACTGTTAATGGTGTGCCGGTATTGGAAAGTCAAATTAAGCCGATACTCAATAAGAGAACCAGTCGTCAAGCGGCCATTGATAAAGTGATTAATGATATGCTGGTCAATCAAGCGGTAAAAGAGTCCGGTGTTAAAGTCAATGAAGCGAAAATTGATCAGATTATCGAAGGCATTGCTGCGCAAAACGGATTAACGTTTGGTCAGTTGTTGGATGCCCTTGATTATCAAGGGATTAACTACCACGCATATCGCCAACAGATTGCTCAACAAGTGTTAATGGCAGAGGTTCGTAACCATGCTATTAGCCAAAGCGTTGATGTAACGCGTGAGCAAGTGGAAGAACTGGCGGAGAAAATGCAAAAAGAAGCAAAAGCGAAAGGAAAAATGGAAAATGTGAAGGGAACACAATATGAAGTCCGTCATATTTTATTGAAACTAAATCCATTATTAAATGATGCGCAAGCGAAAAAGCAATTAACACAAATTCGAGCGGATATTGTTTCCGGCAAAATGACATTTGCTGAGGCAGCTCTGAAATATTCTAAAGATTATCTATCTGGCGCTAACGGCGGAAACCTAGGTTATGCCTTTCCGGAAGCGTATGTAGGTCCATTCAGTCAAGCGATTCGTAGCGCTAAGAAAGGGGTGATCAGTGCGCCGTTTAAAACCGAATTCGGTTGGCATATTTTAGAGGTGACGAATACTCGTCAAGGGGATCGTACGGAAGAAGCATATCGTCAAAAGGCCTATGAGCAAATTGTGAATCAACAATTACAAGATTCTGCCCGTGATTGGGTGCAAGCCTTGCGTAAACGTGCCGACATTAAATACTTAAATTAA
- the rapA gene encoding RNA polymerase-associated protein RapA, whose product MTFAVGQRWISETENNLGLGVIRAVDFRQVTIDFPAAQEQRIYSVQNAPLNRVQFRIGDLIQHVEGWHGEVLNVAENNGLLFYLVQQEGKEDRVVSEMDLAHRISFCRPQERLFSAQIDRNDHFVLRYQALQYQKAQFQSPLWGLRGIRAGLIPHQLHIAKEAGQRIAPRVLLADEVGLGKTIEAGMILQQQLFAEKVRRVLVIVPETLQHQWLVEMLRRFNLHFSLFDEERCADFAATEEQKEVNSFTTESLIICALDWLVQHPQRVQQLLAAEFDMLIADEVHHLVYDEINPSLEYQLVQQLTQQIPAVLLLTATPEQLGQQSHFARLNLLDPHRFHNYHAFLEEQQHYQPIAEAAQSLLADKPLSAVEKNTISALLGEDINFNSTNNETLIKQLIDRHGTGRLLFRNTRQSVQGFPKRVYHPIALPQPKQYENAVKTLRAFGEHLVQCALYPEHFMRELNANTAWWEFDPRVQWLIDFLKQHRQEKVFVICRYAGTAIQLEQILREKEGIRSAVFHEKMAIVERDRAAAYFTQQENGAQVLLSSNIGSEGRNFQFASRLVLFNLPENPDLLEQCIGRLDRIGQINDIQIYLPYFIDSAQAVLADWYHLGLNAFNETCPMGALLFEQFGEALQKTLENTTALEAQKALIEHTQQERLRLKQQLEQGRDLLLELNSNGGEPAKQLAQEIAAQDGSSELVDFALNLFDVIGVEQEDLGEKSIVITPTGTMLVPEFPGLKEEGVTVTFDRQLALAREELEFLTWDHPMIYHGIDLITSGDIGKSAVALLLNKHLPAGTLLLELVYVVETQAPQGLQLTRFLPPTPIRLLLDSKGNDLAQQVAFDHLQRKLKPMDRNMANKVAKMLRPNIERLITQGEKVMAQQSKQIIANAEQQALQHLDEELTRLIALRKVNKNIRQDEIDTLQMQRQQMRQCLQQATWRLDCLRVIVTNKE is encoded by the coding sequence ATGACTTTTGCGGTTGGGCAGCGTTGGATCAGCGAAACAGAAAATAATTTAGGCTTGGGTGTCATTCGCGCTGTGGATTTTCGGCAAGTGACAATTGATTTCCCTGCGGCACAAGAACAACGTATTTATTCGGTGCAAAACGCGCCGTTAAATCGTGTGCAATTTCGTATCGGTGATTTGATTCAACATGTAGAAGGTTGGCATGGTGAAGTGCTCAATGTGGCGGAAAATAATGGCTTGCTGTTCTATTTGGTACAACAAGAGGGCAAGGAAGACCGTGTCGTCAGTGAAATGGACCTGGCTCATCGCATTTCTTTTTGCCGACCGCAAGAACGCCTGTTTTCCGCACAGATTGATCGTAACGACCATTTCGTGTTGCGTTACCAAGCGTTGCAATACCAAAAAGCGCAATTTCAATCGCCCTTGTGGGGCTTACGTGGTATCCGCGCCGGGTTGATTCCTCATCAATTACACATTGCAAAAGAAGCGGGGCAGCGTATTGCGCCACGCGTGTTGTTGGCGGATGAAGTGGGTTTAGGTAAAACGATTGAAGCCGGCATGATTTTGCAGCAGCAATTATTTGCCGAAAAAGTACGCCGCGTGCTGGTTATTGTGCCGGAAACGTTGCAACATCAATGGTTGGTGGAAATGCTGCGTCGTTTCAATTTGCATTTTTCGCTGTTTGATGAAGAACGTTGCGCTGATTTTGCCGCGACAGAAGAGCAGAAAGAAGTGAATTCGTTTACCACCGAATCACTGATTATTTGTGCCTTGGATTGGTTGGTACAGCATCCGCAGCGAGTACAACAACTCTTGGCGGCGGAATTTGATATGTTAATTGCCGATGAAGTGCATCATTTGGTGTATGACGAAATCAATCCGAGTTTGGAATATCAACTCGTGCAACAACTCACGCAACAAATTCCCGCCGTGTTATTACTCACCGCCACACCGGAGCAGCTTGGTCAGCAAAGTCATTTTGCCCGTCTGAATTTACTCGACCCGCACCGCTTCCACAATTACCACGCTTTTTTGGAAGAACAACAGCATTACCAACCGATTGCTGAAGCCGCACAATCCTTATTGGCGGATAAGCCTTTAAGTGCGGTGGAAAAAAATACTATTTCTGCCTTGTTGGGTGAAGACATCAATTTCAATTCGACGAATAATGAAACGCTCATTAAACAACTTATTGACCGCCACGGTACGGGGCGTTTGCTATTTCGCAACACCCGCCAAAGCGTACAAGGTTTTCCGAAACGGGTTTATCATCCGATCGCGCTACCGCAGCCGAAACAATACGAAAACGCCGTTAAAACCCTCAGAGCATTTGGTGAACATCTTGTGCAATGCGCCCTTTACCCCGAACATTTCATGCGCGAACTTAATGCCAATACGGCATGGTGGGAATTTGACCCGCGTGTGCAATGGTTGATCGATTTTTTAAAACAACATCGGCAAGAAAAAGTGTTCGTCATTTGTCGTTATGCCGGAACGGCGATTCAGTTGGAGCAGATTCTGCGTGAAAAAGAAGGTATTCGCAGCGCCGTATTCCATGAAAAAATGGCTATTGTGGAACGCGATCGTGCGGCGGCGTATTTTACTCAACAAGAAAACGGTGCTCAGGTGTTGCTCAGTTCCAATATTGGTTCCGAAGGGCGAAACTTTCAATTTGCCAGCCGTTTAGTGTTATTCAATTTGCCGGAAAACCCTGACTTGTTGGAACAATGTATCGGCCGCTTGGATCGTATTGGGCAAATCAACGATATTCAGATTTATTTACCTTATTTTATTGACAGCGCACAAGCGGTGTTGGCGGATTGGTATCACTTGGGATTAAATGCCTTCAACGAAACCTGTCCGATGGGCGCGTTGTTATTCGAGCAGTTCGGTGAAGCATTACAAAAAACATTGGAAAATACGACCGCACTTGAAGCTCAAAAGGCATTAATCGAACATACCCAACAGGAACGGTTACGTTTAAAACAGCAGTTAGAACAAGGCCGAGATCTGTTGCTAGAACTGAATTCTAATGGTGGCGAGCCGGCGAAGCAGCTGGCACAAGAGATTGCCGCACAAGATGGTAGCTCGGAATTGGTCGATTTTGCCTTAAATCTGTTTGATGTCATTGGGGTGGAGCAAGAAGATTTAGGGGAAAAATCCATTGTGATTACGCCAACAGGCACCATGTTGGTACCGGAATTCCCGGGCTTAAAAGAAGAAGGCGTCACCGTCACGTTCGACCGTCAACTGGCGTTAGCGCGCGAAGAGTTGGAATTTCTCACGTGGGACCACCCGATGATTTACCACGGCATAGATTTAATCACCTCCGGCGACATCGGCAAAAGTGCCGTGGCGTTGTTACTGAATAAACATCTGCCGGCGGGCACATTGTTATTAGAATTAGTGTATGTGGTGGAAACCCAAGCGCCGCAAGGGTTACAATTAACGCGCTTCCTGCCACCTACACCGATACGTTTATTATTAGATAGCAAAGGTAATGACTTAGCGCAACAGGTGGCGTTTGATCATTTACAACGTAAGCTCAAACCGATGGACCGCAACATGGCGAATAAAGTGGCGAAAATGTTGCGACCGAATATCGAAAGACTCATTACGCAAGGCGAAAAGGTGATGGCACAGCAAAGCAAGCAGATTATCGCGAATGCCGAACAACAGGCACTGCAACACCTTGACGAAGAATTAACTCGTCTCATCGCCTTACGAAAAGTGAATAAAAATATCCGTCAGGATGAAATTGACACCTTGCAGATGCAACGACAACAAATGCGACAATGCTTACAGCAAGCCACATGGCGCTTGGATTGCCTACGCGTGATTGTGACCAATAAGGAATAA
- the tal gene encoding transaldolase, whose amino-acid sequence MTNQLDSLRELTVVVADTGDIDAIRQYKPEDATTNPSLILSAAALPQYAALIDEAIAYGKQQSQEKAQQLVDAEDKLAVNIGLEILKLVPGRVSTEVDARLSYDTEATVAKARKLIALYEAAGINKNRILIKIASTWQGIRAAEILEKEGINCNLTLLFSEAQARACAEAGVYLISPFVGRILDWYKANTDKKEYAPAEDPGVISVTKIYNYYKQYGYKTVVMGASFRNVGEIIELAGCDRLTIAPPLLKTLHETPNAVVRKLGFQGEVQAKPQPLTEAEFYWQHNSDAMAVEKLAEGIRKFAVDQGKLEEMLLSKW is encoded by the coding sequence ATGACTAACCAGTTAGATTCTCTTCGCGAACTTACCGTTGTTGTTGCCGATACCGGTGACATTGATGCCATTCGTCAATATAAACCTGAAGATGCCACGACGAATCCATCTTTGATTCTGAGTGCAGCGGCGCTACCACAATATGCGGCGTTGATTGATGAAGCAATTGCTTATGGTAAACAACAAAGTCAGGAAAAAGCACAGCAACTTGTTGATGCGGAAGATAAATTGGCGGTCAACATTGGTTTGGAAATCTTAAAATTAGTGCCGGGCCGTGTTTCTACGGAAGTGGATGCTCGTCTTTCTTATGACACCGAGGCGACCGTTGCAAAAGCAAGAAAATTGATTGCGTTGTATGAAGCGGCAGGCATTAATAAAAATCGTATTTTGATTAAAATCGCCTCTACATGGCAAGGTATCCGTGCTGCGGAAATCCTAGAAAAAGAAGGTATCAACTGTAACCTCACCTTATTATTCTCCGAAGCGCAAGCACGCGCTTGTGCAGAAGCCGGTGTTTATTTGATCTCGCCATTTGTAGGCCGTATTTTAGACTGGTATAAAGCCAACACCGATAAAAAAGAATATGCGCCGGCAGAAGATCCGGGCGTGATTTCTGTGACCAAAATTTACAATTACTACAAACAATATGGCTATAAAACCGTGGTGATGGGCGCCAGTTTCCGTAACGTGGGCGAAATCATTGAATTAGCCGGTTGCGACCGTTTAACCATTGCTCCGCCACTATTAAAAACCCTACATGAAACACCAAATGCGGTAGTGAGAAAACTGGGTTTCCAAGGCGAAGTGCAAGCCAAACCGCAACCATTAACCGAAGCTGAATTCTATTGGCAACATAACAGTGATGCCATGGCCGTGGAAAAA
- the pyrR gene encoding bifunctional pyr operon transcriptional regulator/uracil phosphoribosyltransferase PyrR: protein MEKIIVDENQFLRTISRISHEIIEKHQTLDNLVIVGIKRRGAEIAELIRQKIMALTQVDVPSFDLDITFYRDDLSLIEEEMSPIYKGASMQMNIQNKEIILVDDVLFTGRTIRAALDALTDFGRASRIELVIFVDRGHRELPIRADYVGKNVPTSRNENIQVRTKQFDQCYEVALLSK from the coding sequence ATGGAAAAAATTATTGTTGATGAAAATCAGTTTTTAAGAACGATTTCACGGATTTCTCATGAGATTATTGAGAAGCATCAAACGCTGGATAATTTAGTGATTGTTGGGATTAAACGCCGTGGTGCCGAAATTGCCGAATTGATCCGGCAAAAGATTATGGCGTTAACACAAGTGGATGTGCCATCGTTTGATTTAGATATTACCTTTTATCGTGATGATCTTAGCCTGATAGAAGAGGAAATGTCTCCAATTTATAAAGGTGCATCAATGCAAATGAATATTCAGAATAAAGAGATTATTCTTGTAGATGACGTGCTTTTTACCGGTCGTACTATTCGTGCGGCATTGGATGCACTGACAGATTTTGGACGAGCATCTCGGATTGAGTTAGTCATCTTTGTGGATCGTGGTCACCGTGAATTGCCTATTCGGGCGGATTATGTGGGCAAAAATGTCCCTACCAGCCGTAATGAAAATATTCAAGTTCGTACAAAACAGTTTGATCAATGTTACGAAGTCGCATTATTGTCTAAATAA
- the nqrM gene encoding (Na+)-NQR maturation NqrM, which yields MKLFLVTFGIFILIIFAMALGYIVKRQALKGSCGGLSSLGIAKACDCDKPCDTLQEKLDAGDENAKAEYEQKFAQKEKAQFYEVK from the coding sequence ATGAAATTATTTTTAGTCACTTTTGGGATTTTCATCCTAATTATTTTCGCCATGGCATTGGGGTACATTGTTAAGCGTCAAGCCCTCAAAGGCAGTTGCGGCGGTTTATCTTCCCTAGGCATTGCAAAGGCTTGCGACTGTGACAAGCCTTGCGATACGCTCCAAGAAAAATTGGATGCAGGCGATGAAAACGCCAAGGCAGAATATGAACAAAAATTTGCGCAAAAAGAGAAAGCTCAATTTTACGAAGTGAAATAA
- a CDS encoding FAD:protein FMN transferase, protein MQLTPIMYGLFAAMTITLTACDKPQTPVENTSLSTPKAEQIVALAGKTMGSTYHIKYLEKNNFPASPKQVHEDIEKILGDVNAKMSTYIKTSELSQFNQNIQTQTPIEISSDLAKVIKEAIRLNKLTQGALDVTVGPVVNLWGFGPEKRIEKQPTEEQLAARQAWVGIDKLTLTEKAGKFYLTKAIPELYVDLSSIAKGFGVDQVADYLESLQIENYMVEIGGEIRAKGHNSEGKPWQIAIERPSFDGSQIAQQIIGIKDLAMATSGNYRNYFEQDGIRFSHEIDPHTGRPIQHALASITVLAPSSMTADGLSTGLFVLGEKKAMEIAEQENLAIFMIIKEGKGYRTEMSSAFKTLLEQ, encoded by the coding sequence ATGCAACTTACCCCTATTATGTATGGATTATTCGCCGCAATGACTATCACGTTAACGGCTTGCGATAAACCACAAACACCGGTAGAAAACACATCACTATCAACCCCAAAAGCTGAACAAATTGTTGCCCTTGCCGGGAAAACCATGGGAAGTACCTACCATATCAAATACTTAGAAAAAAATAATTTTCCGGCTTCGCCTAAACAAGTCCATGAAGATATTGAAAAAATTCTTGGGGATGTTAATGCTAAAATGTCTACTTATATCAAGACCTCTGAGCTAAGCCAATTTAACCAAAATATACAAACCCAAACACCAATCGAAATCTCTTCTGATTTAGCCAAAGTGATCAAGGAAGCAATTCGGCTTAATAAGCTCACACAAGGGGCTTTAGATGTTACCGTTGGACCGGTTGTCAATCTTTGGGGATTTGGCCCAGAAAAACGCATAGAAAAACAACCCACAGAAGAACAACTTGCAGCACGTCAGGCTTGGGTGGGTATCGACAAGTTAACACTTACTGAAAAGGCCGGAAAATTTTACCTTACTAAAGCCATTCCAGAACTGTACGTTGATCTTTCTTCCATCGCTAAAGGATTTGGTGTTGATCAGGTTGCAGATTATTTGGAAAGTCTTCAGATAGAAAATTATATGGTCGAAATCGGTGGGGAAATTCGTGCCAAAGGACATAACAGTGAAGGTAAGCCATGGCAAATTGCAATTGAGCGACCAAGTTTCGATGGATCACAAATTGCTCAGCAAATTATTGGCATAAAAGATTTAGCTATGGCAACTTCCGGTAATTATCGTAACTATTTTGAACAAGATGGTATTCGCTTTTCCCATGAAATAGATCCGCATACCGGTCGTCCAATTCAACACGCGCTCGCCTCAATAACTGTTTTAGCTCCTAGCTCCATGACCGCAGATGGTCTTTCTACGGGGTTATTTGTTCTTGGAGAAAAAAAAGCCATGGAGATTGCTGAACAAGAAAATTTGGCAATATTTATGATCATTAAAGAAGGTAAAGGCTACCGCACAGAAATGTCGAGTGCATTTAAGACGTTATTAGAACAATAG
- the pnuC gene encoding nicotinamide riboside transporter PnuC translates to MNLQPYLHQLKKELFSDWKPFEVFWLFLFIAAQIVAFVLDPQSPLAMISGIAGVICVVFVSKGKISNYLFGLIFAYTYFYVAWGENFIGEMNTVLYVYIPAQFIGYFMWKTHMQQEKSGAESVIAKSLTLQGWLILATTVIVGTLLFVQALNAAGGSSTGLDGLTTVITVSAQLLMILRYREQWLLWILLNILSIALWAETPAMYLMYSAYLLNSLYGYYNWTKLMKQK, encoded by the coding sequence ATGAATCTACAACCGTATTTACATCAACTAAAAAAAGAACTTTTTTCCGATTGGAAACCTTTTGAAGTGTTTTGGCTATTTCTCTTTATTGCCGCGCAAATTGTTGCTTTTGTATTAGATCCGCAATCGCCTTTAGCCATGATTTCCGGTATTGCCGGCGTGATTTGCGTGGTGTTCGTCAGTAAAGGGAAAATCAGTAATTATCTGTTCGGGCTAATTTTTGCCTATACTTACTTCTATGTAGCATGGGGCGAGAATTTCATCGGCGAAATGAATACCGTCTTGTATGTTTATATTCCAGCGCAATTTATCGGTTATTTCATGTGGAAAACCCATATGCAACAAGAAAAGAGCGGTGCAGAAAGCGTTATTGCGAAATCACTGACGCTGCAAGGCTGGCTCATCCTTGCCACTACCGTGATTGTCGGTACGTTATTGTTCGTGCAAGCTCTTAATGCAGCAGGTGGCAGCTCCACAGGATTAGACGGTTTAACCACCGTGATTACTGTTTCAGCCCAATTATTGATGATTTTACGCTACCGGGAACAATGGCTTTTATGGATTTTGTTAAATATTCTTTCCATTGCCTTATGGGCGGAAACCCCAGCCATGTATTTAATGTATAGTGCCTATTTATTGAACTCATTATACGGTTATTACAACTGGACGAAATTAATGAAACAAAAATAA
- a CDS encoding DUF4298 domain-containing protein encodes MLPQKRLEQIQEMETLLGQSEAFLLEAEQFLEKWQQMLPTITRLEHYYFDGDWRQDYQAYEQGEIPEEMPCGVLTEDAIFDVGVTQRSLAISYLKLVAQILDTPK; translated from the coding sequence ATGTTACCCCAAAAACGGTTAGAACAAATTCAAGAAATGGAAACCCTTCTAGGTCAATCGGAAGCCTTCTTACTTGAGGCGGAACAATTTTTAGAAAAATGGCAACAGATGTTACCAACGATAACTCGGCTGGAACATTATTATTTTGACGGCGACTGGCGACAAGATTATCAAGCCTATGAGCAAGGTGAAATCCCGGAGGAGATGCCTTGTGGCGTATTAACCGAAGATGCGATATTCGATGTGGGTGTGACACAACGCTCATTAGCCATCAGCTACTTAAAACTGGTGGCACAAATTTTAGATACGCCAAAATAA